In Salinigranum marinum, one DNA window encodes the following:
- a CDS encoding halocarboxylic acid dehydrogenase DehI family protein, whose product MRFDTSAQLSAADATGWRRGLYDDIQATFRAPVVNWIFRTLAANDTELTRYLWGQLKPVFETRACGEACAAYRDAVLEPFTDDRPRYRATDLGCAPWAWRELRGQLRTFDTVAPRLALAFELLYRSLHDEPVGTEPRTDAAATAPLPDGFDGDRGLEPTMAAFDDPPAAVAETVAAVQAFHGFDEGLPSVYRCLVQWPTAFTRLWDDVEPLVRSGAFETACADARAVAVEFAESTPYAPGVTPAALAAAGFDGETITAVRALFDEFARGPVETVLPAVPLFAASVGAGLRKS is encoded by the coding sequence ATGCGCTTCGACACCAGCGCCCAGCTGTCCGCGGCCGACGCGACGGGGTGGCGACGGGGCCTCTACGACGACATCCAGGCCACGTTCCGCGCGCCGGTCGTCAACTGGATCTTCCGGACGCTCGCGGCGAACGACACCGAGCTCACCCGATATCTCTGGGGGCAGCTCAAGCCCGTCTTCGAGACGCGGGCGTGCGGTGAGGCGTGTGCCGCCTACCGCGACGCGGTGCTGGAGCCGTTCACCGACGACCGGCCCCGGTACCGCGCCACCGACCTCGGCTGTGCCCCGTGGGCCTGGCGCGAACTCCGCGGCCAGCTCCGGACGTTCGACACCGTCGCCCCGCGGCTGGCGCTCGCGTTCGAGCTGCTCTACCGCTCGCTCCACGACGAGCCGGTCGGGACGGAGCCGCGGACGGACGCCGCCGCGACCGCGCCGCTCCCGGACGGGTTCGACGGCGACCGCGGGCTGGAGCCGACGATGGCGGCGTTCGACGACCCGCCCGCGGCGGTCGCGGAGACGGTCGCGGCGGTGCAGGCGTTCCACGGCTTCGACGAGGGGCTCCCGTCGGTCTACCGCTGTCTGGTCCAGTGGCCGACGGCGTTCACCCGGCTGTGGGACGACGTCGAACCGCTCGTGCGGTCGGGGGCGTTCGAGACGGCGTGTGCGGACGCTCGCGCGGTCGCCGTCGAGTTCGCCGAGTCGACGCCGTACGCGCCGGGCGTGACGCCCGCGGCGCTCGCGGCGGCGGGGTTCGACGGGGAGACGATCACGGCCGTCCGGGCGCTGTTCGACGAGTTCGCACGGGGGCCGGTCGAGACGGTGCTGCCGGCCGTGCCGCTGTTCGCGGCGAGCGTCGGCGCGGGCCTCAGGAAATCGTAG